CCCGTTCCTTCATCGCGAGCTCGACCGACCGCGTCTGCAGCACTTTCGCACCGACCGAAGCGAGCTCCAACATCTCCTCATACGTGATTGCGGCAAGTTTACGCGCCTTGCGCACGATCCGCGGATCGGTGGTGTAAACCCCGTCGACATCGGTATAAATGTCGCACCGGTCCGCCCCGATCGCCGCCGCCACCGCGACCGCCGAGGTATCGGACCCGCCGCGTCCCAGCGTGGTGATCCGCCGGTCAGGCCCGATCCCCTGGAACCCCGCGATCACCGGCACCTGACCCGTCTGCATCCGCCGGATCAGTTCCGCCCCGTCGATCGAAGCGATCCGCGCCTTGCCGTGCTGGCCATCTGTCGCAACCGGAACCTGCCAGCCGGTCCAGGACCGGGCTTCCACGCCGAGCGTCTGCAGCGCGATCGCGAGCAGCCCCACCGTCACCTGTTCGCCGGTCGCGACGACGGTGTCGTATTCCCGCGCATCGTAGAGCGGCGAGAGGTCCTGGCACCACGCGACCAGCTGATTGGTCGCCCCCGCCATTGCCGAAGTCACCACCGCGACCTCGTGCCCGGCATCGACCTCGCGCTTCACCCGGGCGGCGACGTTGCGGATCCGGTCCAGATCGGCGACCGATGTGCCGCCGAATTTCATCACGATGCGCGCCATAACAATCCGTTCGTTGCCCTGGGTCGTTTTTGTCTGGGGAGTTTTGCTTGCGTTGCGCGGAGCGCTTGCCGCTTCGCCCTCGCGGGTTCACATAACGGGCAAGGCGGCAGAGGGCAATGCAAGGACGCATGATGATCACGGAACGAAGCGGCGCCGCCGACCGGCGCGAGGTTGACAAATTCGATGCGCTGGCGAGCAGCTGGTGGGACCGCACCGGCCCGATGCGCCCGCTCCACGCGATGAACCCCGCCCGCACCGCATGGGTGATGCAACGCGTGCGCCGCCGGTTCGGCGATCATCCGGTCCGTGTGCTCGATGTCGGTTGCGGTGCCGGACTTCTCGCCGAGAGCCTGACCCGCGCAGGCTGCGACGTGACCGGGATCGACGCCGCCGGTGCTGCGATCGCCGCCGCACGGGCCCATGCGGCTTCCCAGGGTCTGACCATCGCCTATCGCGCGGCGGAAACCGGCGATCTGCTGGCTGAAGGAGTGCGGTTTCCGGTGATTACCGCGCTTGAGGTCATCGAGCATGTGCCCGACCCTCAGGGCTTCCTCGACGATCTCGCCGGTCTGCTCGAACCGGGCGGCCTTGTTTTCATCTCGACGTTGAACCGCACCGCGCAATCCTTCGCCGTGGCGAAACTCGGGGCCGAATATCTGGCGAGACTGCTGCCGGTCGGCACCCATTCATGGGCGCGCTTCATAACCCCTGGCGAACTCGCGACGCTGTGCCGCAATGCCGGGCTGCGCTTCGGTGATGTCGCCGGGCTGGTGCCCCGGCCGCTCGCGGGCGGGTTCAGGGAATCACGAAATGTCGGGGTAAACTACATCGCGATGGCGAACGGCTGACCCTGACAGTAGCCGATGGGAAAGCGATTGGTCGGAGCGGCGGGATTCGAACCCACGACCCCCAGTCCCCCAGACTGATGCGCTACCAGGCTGCGCTACGCTCCGACCCGATGGTCCTTAGCAAGTTGAAACCGGGAGGGCAAACCTCACCCGGCGACGAGACGCCGCAAACGTTCGAGATCGTCGAGTGTCGCGCGCAATGTGCGTCGCAGGATTGCGTTGTTGCGATGAGCATGAGCCAGGGCACGGGCATCATCGGTGTCCACCGATGCGGCGGGGGGCGACGGCGAGGCCAATGGCGGGGTGTGATGGATCGGCAGTTCCGGCAGGTCGGCGCGCGGCACGGCAGTGGCCGCGAGACTCGCCGTGGCGGCACGTTCGGCGGCGGCGGCGGCGCGCTCCTCCTCCGATGCCGGTGGGATCTGGTCGTGCAGGGCACCGCCGCCTTCCTTGAGCAGCCGCTGCACACCCTTGATCGTATAGCCCTGAATATAAAGCAGATTGGCGATTCGCCGCAGCAGCACCACATCGTCAGGGCGGTAGTAGCGCCGTCCGCCACCGCGCTTCAGCGGCTTGATTCGGGGAAACTTGGTCTCCCAGAAGCGCAGCACGTGCTGCGGAACATGCAGTTCGTCCGCCACCTCGCTGATGGTGCGATATGCCTCGGCGGATTTACGCGGGCGAAGGCGGCTCGCTTCATCGCCCTCCATCGCAAACGGATCGGTATCCATCGTCAAGCGCCGGATGCCGCAGATTTGGCCCGATCAGGTGCCTCGCCGTGATCCACGGCTTCGCGCAGGATCTGGCTGGGGCGAAAGATCAGAACG
This sequence is a window from Acidiphilium acidophilum. Protein-coding genes within it:
- a CDS encoding MerR family transcriptional regulator, whose product is MDTDPFAMEGDEASRLRPRKSAEAYRTISEVADELHVPQHVLRFWETKFPRIKPLKRGGGRRYYRPDDVVLLRRIANLLYIQGYTIKGVQRLLKEGGGALHDQIPPASEEERAAAAAERAATASLAATAVPRADLPELPIHHTPPLASPSPPAASVDTDDARALAHAHRNNAILRRTLRATLDDLERLRRLVAG
- a CDS encoding aspartate kinase, with the protein product MARIVMKFGGTSVADLDRIRNVAARVKREVDAGHEVAVVTSAMAGATNQLVAWCQDLSPLYDAREYDTVVATGEQVTVGLLAIALQTLGVEARSWTGWQVPVATDGQHGKARIASIDGAELIRRMQTGQVPVIAGFQGIGPDRRITTLGRGGSDTSAVAVAAAIGADRCDIYTDVDGVYTTDPRIVRKARKLAAITYEEMLELASVGAKVLQTRSVELAMKERVRVQVLSSFSDAPGTLVVDEDEIVEQEIVAGIAYSRDEAKVTIRRVPDRPGIAASVFGPLAEASINVDMIVQNVSEDGTTDMTFTMNKTELPRARAVLEAMHAEIQYADLSIDADVAKISVVGVGMRSHAGVAGTMFRALAGRGINILVISTSEIKVSVLIAAEYTELAVRALHTAYGLDVV
- the ubiG gene encoding bifunctional 2-polyprenyl-6-hydroxyphenol methylase/3-demethylubiquinol 3-O-methyltransferase UbiG, which produces MITERSGAADRREVDKFDALASSWWDRTGPMRPLHAMNPARTAWVMQRVRRRFGDHPVRVLDVGCGAGLLAESLTRAGCDVTGIDAAGAAIAAARAHAASQGLTIAYRAAETGDLLAEGVRFPVITALEVIEHVPDPQGFLDDLAGLLEPGGLVFISTLNRTAQSFAVAKLGAEYLARLLPVGTHSWARFITPGELATLCRNAGLRFGDVAGLVPRPLAGGFRESRNVGVNYIAMANG